The nucleotide sequence GCCTTCATCACTTATTTCGTTTAGCATGTCTAATCCTCTAAAGAACCTAAGTAGGATTGAATTTCATAAAGATATTCAGGATAAAATTTCAATGCTTTTTGTAGTGCGTCAATGACTCTTTCTGGAATTAGCTCGTCATAAAGGTGTGCCAGCACATTACGAAATCCAGCAGATCTAGCTAGTTCATTAGCAAGAGAGTTGGTAAGGATACCGTTTTGAGCTAATAGAAGGAACGACTCTGAGTTTTTCAAATCTTGCAACTCTTGTGTATTCAAAGCTAGTACTCGCTTTAACAAGGATTTATTAACATCAATCGCAGCCTGGATCGAAACTTCTAAATTACGCTCGATAATATCTTGTATATCATCACTATTTAGATAGTCTTCGAGACTAAGAAGGCGATATTTTTGGAGCCGTTCCAAACGTCTCCTGATAACATCTATTTTCCGAGAAAGAATATCGAGGTTGAATTCATTCATGCCTTCAATTCTCGCAAGGTTTGAAGGGTTTTCTCGCGTATCTGCTGCCGCATTGCCTTGAGTTCGAAATCACTCATTAACATCTTTTGCCGAAAAGACTCAAAGAGTTCAGGCTCTCTTTCGTATAATATCTTTCCATCTTGTGCGATGTAGTGAGCCATAATCTCTGAGCATTCTTTCATGTCGATAACATCAATTCGATCGTCTAAAAGGTCATAAGCATCTTGTAAAATTCCCCAAATCCGAAGTAAATCCCACTCCTGCTTCTCGTCTTGCTTTTGTTGCTCTTCATCGCATAAAAAAGCGAAATCCCAATCACTACCAGAACCGGCATCACCTCTAGCCCTGGAGCCAAACAAAACAAGCAATTTTAGGTCAGGAGCTTTTTCGAGAATTTCAGGAATAGAGTCGGCTAATTCATCAACCTTTAGCCCTGGTCGAACTTTCTTGGTCAATGTTTGGGCATAAAGCAAACAAGCCTGAATGTCCTCTAGCTCTAGTGAGGGGTATCTTTCTAGTAAGGTTTCGTAGGTGTCACCTGCGGCTAACAGGCCCAAGATATGCTCAACTGCGATGCCGCGACCTCGGATAATGGGCTTGCCACCAAATATCTTTCGGCTTGTCGTAATGCGACTGAGGAGTTCTTGCTCATTCATGATGTATGACTCCAAAGAAGGTTTTTCGCGCGCGATCGGTCAGGATGCTGGACTCGATCGCCTGGTGGTGCTGACCCAGCATAAGTTTCTTCAGCAGAATTTGGACTGTCATCTTAGTAACGCTATGTTTCAAGTCAGTAATTGTGTACTCCACGATCTTGAATAACCACTCTATTGAAGAGGGAGGCAGGAGAAACTTGTTTAGCTTTTTAGATTGAAGGGCCTTGCTGGTGACTCTACCAACCTTGCACTAGTGGCTGCAGGGGGTTAAGACTACCTACGTCTGTCCTTACTACCGAAAGCTATTAGAGTAGCCTCCCTCTTCTCTTCTGGCGCAGAGCATCTAACTTAGATCGGAATCTATGCACCAGAAGAAATCGGGTTAGCTATATTAGAACAACCGATACTCGTACCGATTGTGGGCAATTCTACGCTTCTCAATCCGGTAACCCTTGTTACGAGCTTCATGGACTGTGGCTCCAAACCGCCAGCTAACCTCTTGAACTAACTCCTCAGCTGGATGCCATAACTCGTCTTTCAGGAGAGCGAGTAGGCGTTGCAAATTTGTCTTTTTCATGTGTTTTTGTCGGGAATAGTTTACAAGAAGGATCGCAAATGCCTGGTTAGGTATAGTTTTTGCGACCTTCAGCTTTAAGCTACAAATTTCGATAGCAGGCGTCAAGTTATTTTTAGGAAGTAAGCCTCAGACCTATTCAACAGTATCAAGCGTTGACTTGTTCAACATCTACAAGGAAAATAAACGTGGCAAGAAGAATGACTCAAGTGGCCAACCCCTCTTAGGTATTGAAACGAACAAGTCTGTGCTTACTGCCGTAAGCTTTTTCTTCTCTAATGCCCCTGAATCCCTCTTAGGGATTAAAACTACACAACCCATATCTCACCTCCATCGTTTCTGAATCGGTAAGCCAGAGTGTCAATCAGCAGAGCTGACTGACCGAACGCCACTGAGTAAGGCGCGTTTGCATCGTGAACACTGTTCGCATCGCTGATGGGATAAATCTGAAAGTGCATGGGGAGCTGCAACCGCAGGCGCACCTCTCGCACAGGCTTGCGCAACACATAGCAAACCATCGCTTGCCGCTGTAACCGTCGGTCGATCGACCCAGCCCAAGGATTATCTGGCTGCCAGATTTGCAGCCCCCATAATACCTGCACCTTCCAGGCATCAGCAAAGGGCTGAAGATCGCCAGGATAAGTGAACGTCCAGTTCAACCGCTCTTCGCGATAGCCCCGCAACTTCATAAAGCCCAAACAGTATTTGAAGCGCCCTTTAGGAATGGGCTGCCCAGTATGCTCAGCAGTTGCCTCAAGCGTTGCCATAAACGCCTTCTCGCTCCACATCTCAATTTCTAGGTTGCCGAGCACTCCCGGTAGGTCGTAGGTTTTGAAGCGATCGCCCTCGTGGACTTCGGTCAAATCATATAAGCCACATTGCAGCGGACTAGACCCCCGAAAGCTGGCGGCATCTTCAGCAATTGGGTTGCCTTTCTTGCCTGAAAGCTTGTGCCAGTCACTGGCCCAGCCCCTTGCCCGTCCCGCCACCGTCTTCAGAGGAATCTCGAAAACCTCCTCGCAGTTGGCCTGAAAGCGTTGTAGAGAGCCAGAATATTGCTTCTGGATGGATGGATGCCTGAGGTTGTGCCATAGCCTGAACGACTGCACCGCGCCCCAGCGTTTGTAGTAACCCTCAAAGTCGTTGATTTGGCGGTACTTGCTGCGGATAAGGGTTTGGAAAGTGATGCGATCGCAACTCTCACCATCCACCAACACGGCATCCTTGCCTGAAAACAACCGCTCCACAAAGAAATTAGGCACCAGAGCATAGGCGCTAAAGCCATCAAACTGGACTTCCTGCCCATTTTTCTCATAGCCATCGTGGCGACCCAAGCGCCCTAAGCGCTGAATAAAGTTACCTGCATCCGACGATTCAAACACGAGGAAATTGATTTTGAAATCGACACCAACATCAATCGTGCTAGTGCCGATCGCCAGGTCGGCTGCCAGAGACGCAGCCTTTTCTCGATGACCAGATAGCCCAGTGTTCTCTCGAACGCTCAAACCATGATTCGCAAAGAGTGTTCTGAAGATGGGCGTCAAGCGTTTCACTGCAGCAATGGAGTTCAGGATGATTGCCCCCTTGCTGCCAGGACGATCCAAGAACTGATGCAGAATCCGATCCTGATTCTCCTTGAGCCAAGTCTCAGACGATTGAGAAGTCGGCTCCATCGGTACAAAGGTAAGGTCAATGGAACGGGCCACCTGCCGCCAATGTTTTGCGTTCAGCTCGTCTACCTCTGCCTTCGTATTGGGGAATTGGTACTTGCCCTTGTCAATGGGATCGATCGAACGGCAGCGAAATCCAGCCACTTCCAGACGTTTGAGGAGCGATTCGCTAGGGGTTGCCGATAGAAACAGAAACGTCTTGCGCCGGTTTGTGACCCGAATCAACAGCATCGTATTGAGAACACTGGCAACCTGAGGTGCAGCGAAAACGTGGAACTCGTCAAAAATAAACAGCTCAAAGTCTTTATCGATGCGGTTCCAGAGTTTATCTGGGGCGTCCTTGCTAGTGAGATATGCTCCTCGGTGGAGGTAGTGGAAGATATCGGGGTTTGTGATGAGAACTTCGGATTGACCAGCACGAGACGCGATCGCGCTTCCCTTCCGCAGCCCTTCATTTTCCGCATAAATTTCCAACTCAGGCCCACTCAGCCGATTGACCCGTGGAGCATTTGAGGGTTGAAACTGAGCAATATAGTCCTTGACTTGAGCCTCTTGATCGCCAGCCAGAGCATTCGTGGGATACAGCCCGATTGCAGAACTTTCCCCCTGCAAAACGTCTAAGTACGCCGCCAGACTTTTGCCGTCCCCCGTCATTGCCGTGTTAAACACCACATCCACCTCGGGATCGCGCAATGCCTTGAGAGTTTCGACCTGGTGCCATGCCAGCCTCCAGCCAGCGGGTAGCTCGATTCCGGCAGGGATGTCATCAGTAGGACAAGAATAAACAGGTTTTAGCCGAATTGAATACATAACAGCACAACTGACTAGTGAAGTGTACGTATCTCATTGCATAAATCCATATTGGCAGAGAATATAGGATCGATCGACAGATGCACAGATAAAGTGTACGTACACTTAGACCTGCTCAACTATGGCTCGCAAACGCTCCTCCATCACCCTCTCCATTGCAGAACGCGACAAAGCCCAGCTAGAGCAGTTGGCGCTGGAGTTCGGGCAGACCTGGGGAGACAAGCCCAACATTTCTAAATTACTCAAGGCGATCGCCAACCACGAGCTGCACATCGCCCCCAACCACGATTGGTCGTCCGATCGCCTCAAAGCCCTCAACCTCGCCCGCAAAAACCTACAGGATCTAGGCAAAACAGACGAAGCCAAGGCGATCGCTACCCTGCTCCTCGAACGCAGTGAATTAAAGTCTATCCCCCTACGCCAAGAGCTAGAAGCATTCCTACAAAACCCAGTCCCCACCTGGCGCACCGACATCGATCGCCAAATCCGGCAAAACCAACCCTTCCGCCTCACCTATCGAGACGCCGCCGACCGTCCCTTCAGCTTCACCGTCCATCATGCCCACATCGATCGCATCGAAAAACGCGAATACCTCAATTGCTGGTGCGAAGAAACCGACGGCAACCAAGATATCCCGGCCCTATCCCACAACTGGAGCCTCCGCCTCGATCGCATCCCCGAAGCCGCGATCGTCACTTGTCCCAGAAATTGGAAATCTAGTTTGGACACCATCGATATTGAATTCGAACTCCATCGCGGACTCGCTTTTGCCTACCAAGCGAGAAAAGAAGATCGGCAGAGCGAATGGCTGGACTCCCCCACTCGCCGCAAAATTGTCCGAAAGATTTCCAGCACCTTTTGGTTTTTTCGAGAAATCTTTCCCTATGGCGAAGATTGCATCATCCTCGGCCCAGACAATATTCGGGAACAATTTAGGCTTAAAGTGCAGTATTTGTGGAACATTTACCATGCCCAAACCTAATCATTCCAGCCTCTATTCCCCGAGGGCGATCGGAAGAGGCTGCCTTCGAGATTGCAGCGCTAGGCCCCCAAAATACTAAAACCGCTATCGACATAGATCGTTTGACCGGTAATGCCGCTGGCCAGGTCGCTGCAGAGGAAAGCTGCCGTATTGCCCACTTCCGTTTGGGTGACATTGCGCCGCAACGGTGCTTTTTCTTCCACCCTATTGAGCATGGAGTGGAAGTCGCCGATCGCCGCTGAGGCCAAAGTCCGAATTGGGCCGGCAGAAATCGCATTCACCCGAGTGCCTTGTGGCCCGAGTTCGCTGGCGAGATAGCGCACGTTCATTTCTAGGGCTGCTTTGGTAATGCCCGCCATGTTGTAGTTGGGCACCACCCGCACGCCCCCCAAATAGCTCAGCGTCACAACACTGCTGCCCTCGCCCATCAGGGGCTTAGCCGCTTTGCACAGCGCCACCAAAGAGAAGCTGCTGATGTCCATCGCCAGCGAGAAGCCATCGCGAGACGTGTTGGTAAAATCCCCCGACAGCTCTTCTTTTTTGACGAAGGCCAAGCAGTGGATCAGGATATCCAAACCGCCCCACTGGTCGGCGATCGCCTCAAACACCCCCTCAATTTGCTCGTCACTGCCAACATTGCAGGGCAGCAGCATTTCGGGCGCAAGGGGCTCAGTGAGTTTCGTCACCTTGCCTTCGAACTTGCCGCGCTCGTCCGGCAAGTAAGTGACCGCCAGCCGAGCTCCCGCCGCGTGTAACTGTTGAGCAATGCCCCAAGCGATCGAGCGATTGTTGGCGATGCCTGTTATCAGCGCTCTTTTTCCTGTTAGATCCAGCAACATCAAAAAACCTCTTTTTCAGCCAAGCTCGCGTCAGCAATAAGTCGGAACTGGTTTGTGATTCGCAATGCGGTCTCCTACATGCAAGCGAATCGCATCTTCGATATTGGCGATCGCCTCTTCCTACGAATCTCCTTGGGTCAAGCACCCTTGTAGTGAAGGGCAGTAGACGAAGTAACCCTCTTCATCTCGCTCGATGACCACTGGAAATAGGTAGTGACGTGGGGCGATCTCTGCCATCTCTAGACTTTTTTCAGCCAGCTAAACATGGCTCGCAAATCTTTACCCACCTCTTCGACGGGATGCTCGGCCTCAATACGTCGCATAGCGTTAAAGCTGGTGCCGCCAGAAGCATTTTCTAGCACAAATTCCTTCGCAAACTGACCGGTTTGGATCTCCTCTAAGATCTTCTTCATAGCAACTTTGGTATCTTCAGTCACGATGCGAGGACCGCGAGTATAGTCGCCATACTCAGCCGTATTGGAGATGCTGTGACGCATTTTTGCCAAGCCGCCCTCGACGATCAAATCGACGATCAGCTTGACTTCGTGCAGGCATTCAAAGTAAGCCAGCTCGGGTTGATATCCCGCTTCCACCAGAGTTTCAAAACCCGCCTTGATCAGGGCAGTTAAACCGCCGCACAGCACGGCCTGTTCGCCGAATAGGTCTGTTTCTGTCTCTTCGCGGAAGCTGGTTTCTAAGATGCCGCCTCGGGTGCCGCCAATTCCTTTGGCGTAGGCCATGGCCAAATCGCGGGCAGTGCCGGTGGCATCCTGCTCGACGGCAAATAGACAGGGAACACCTTCGCCATGTTGATAGGTGCGGCGAACCAAGTGACCGGGACCTTTGGGGGCCACCATGATGACATTGACGTCGGCGGGAGGCAGGATCTGGCCGAAGTTGATGTTGAAGCCGTGGGCGAACAGGAGAGTATCGCCCTCTTTGAGGTTGGGCTCGATTTGGGTGGCGTAGATGCGCTTTTGGGTTTCATCCGGCAGCAGAATCACAATCATATCGGCAGCGGTACAAGCATCCGAGACCGGCATCACCGTCAGACCGTCAGCTTCCGCCTTAGCCCAAGAGCGACTGCCTTCATACAGGCCCACAATGACCTTGACACCGCTATCGTGCAGGTTGAGGGCATGAGCGTGCCCCTGGCTGCCAAAGCCAATCACTGCAACGGTTTTATCCGCGAGCAAATCGAGATTTGCATCCGCATCGTAGTACAACTGTGCCATTACGGTGTTCCCGGTCGGTGTTCCTGAATCGTTCCAAAAGCCTATCTAGGATACCAAGTTCTGGGGTTGACTCTAGAGGGTCTTGGCAAAATCTAACAGTTGGTGGGCTAGAAGTAACTTGGGGCAGGGGGCGATCGCGATCTGGCGTCCGTCTCGGCTGATGACTGTGGCTTCGTTATCGCGGCTGTCAAAACCGCGATTGGGGCGATCGATCGGATTGGCGACGATCGCGTCTAACCCCTTCTGCTCCAATTTGGCGATCGCTGCAGGCAGTGGATCTCCGGTCTGGGCAGCAAATCCGACAAGCTTCTGGCGGGGCTGTTGTTTCTGGCTGAGTTCCCCCACAATATCGGGGATGGTTTCGAGGGGGAGTTGGGCGGGTAGGTCTGACTTGGGCAATTTCGTGGCGGCTCTGGTTGTCGGTCGCACATCTCCCACCGCTGCAGCCATAAAGGTGAAATCCGCCTGCGGGAACTGTTCGAGTAGGTGCGATCGCATCTCCGCCGCAGTTTGAACCTCGACTGTAGCAATCCCGTCTAGATGATTTGCGTCGGGGGCTAGAGAAAGGGGCGCGTGAACTAAGCTGACTGCAGCACCGCGATCGCGAGCAGCTCGGGCGATCGCCCAGCCCATTTTGCCAGAGGAGGGATTGCCGATAAACCGCACCGGGTCGAGAAATTCGCGGGTGCCGCCGCCACTGACTAAAACGCGGCGATCGGTCCAATCCGGGATTCCTTTCGTCCACAGCAAGGCCATCAGTTGAGTGGCGATCGCGGCTGGCTCGGGCAGTCGCCCCGGCCCTTCTGCATCGCAGGCCAATCGCCCCGAGCTGGGATTCATCGACCAATATCGGGCATCCGCAAGCAGTTGCTGCCAATTGCGCTGTACCGTCGGCTGCTTCCACATGTCGGTATTCATGGCGGGGGCTAACAACACCGGACAGGTGGAGGCCAACAACAGATTGGTTAGCAAGTTATCGGCTAAGCCGTGGGCCAGTTTGCCGAGGGTGTTGGCAGTCAGGGGAGCCAGCACGATCGCCTCCGCCCAGTCAGCTAGTTGGATATGTAACGGGCGTCCGGCGCTGCGATGCCAGAAATCGGCGTCGGTGTGGGCGGATTGACGGGAAAGGGTGGCAAATGTGAGGGGCGTCACAAATTGTTCGGCAGAGGAGGTGAGGACGACCTTGACGTCAGCTCCTGCCTTGGCCAAGGTCGAAACCAATTCGCCTATTTTGTAGGCGGCAATACCGCCGCAGACGCCAATGACGATACGTCTTCCCGGCCAAAAATTCTGCACGGAGATCGCTCCTAGATGATTGCGAAACCTCACCCCCCCCCGTCACAATCCTGCTGGCGAATGTCGCCACTGTCCAAAAACCGAAACACCCCTTTAGCGGAAACAGTCCTTTTGTCGGGGTCGATCGCCTAGCCACAGTCATGACAAGTTGGCATTTGATGGGTCTTTTCGCGAGCTAGAGCGTATTTGGATCGATTCCTTGTTGTCGGAGTTTGTCCAGCAGCTCTTCGCGCAACTGTCGTTCCCGCTCGGCCTGTCGCAACGCTTCTCGTTCAGCGCGTTGGCTCTCCTGCTTAGCCAGTAAAGCCTGTTCAGCCCGCTGGCTCTCCCGCTCGGCCTGTCGCAACGCTTCTCGTTCAGCGCGTTGGCTCTCCTGCTTAGCCAGTAAAGCCTGTTCAGCCCGCTGGCTCTCCTGCTCGGCCACCTCTGCCGGTGCCGCCAGTCGATTCCCCTCGCGGTCGTACCAGTAGAGCCACTCCCTCTGGCAATTTCGGTAAGTGCCAGACTCTCTGCCCAAGCCCAAGTCAATCTCCGGCAGCCAAACGGGGTTCCCCGCCTGCAAGACGTAGCGATCGCCTTCAAGTCGGTAAATCTCTAAGGGCTGACGCCGTTTGCGGGAGCAGTAAACGGGGTTGTAGATCGCGTAGTACAACACGCCGATCCTGGCGTATTCTTCCAGCTTGGCGTCGTACTCTTGCCCGTAGCTGCGAGAGACGTATTCCACCACCAGAATGGGGAGTGCGCCCTCATGCCAGACCACATAGCTCTGTCTGCCGTCCGAGCGATCGAACTGTTCCACACCGAGACTCAAGAAACCATCCGGGACAATGGCAGGTGTATTGAGTTTGTAATAAACCCCTAAGTTAATGCCCCAGAACCAATCGCTGCGATCGCGCCAGTGCCAAGCGAGGAGATCGCCCAAGAGGCTGGCGACGAGCGTTTGCAATTCGCTATCCACAGGGGCAAAGTCAGTTTCGGGCAGTTCGTCTTGAGTGGGGAGGTGTTGCCGGGGTTTGAACTGTACCATCAGGCCCGCTCCAAGTTGAGCTCACTCTATCGTAGCGAAGTGGATCGTAGCGAAGTGGGTCGGGGCTATCTCTGCGAGAGCCAGACTCCAAGCCAAATCAGCCAATCCTTCGCCACCTAGCCGACAATAAAAGCAGTCCTGACTCTGCTTACCCCATGTCCGCCGCGATCGACTCCGACCAACTGCGTCTTCTCCTCCAAAATGTCGCTAGCGGCACGGTTAGCCCGGAAGAAGCCGCCGCCAAGCTGAAATTTGCCCCCTTCGAACAGGTGGGTGACTTTGCCCGCATCGACCACCAGCGACCCATGCGCAACGGCATCCCCGAAGCGGTTTGGGGACCGGGCAAAACCCCCGAGCAGATCTCCCAGATTCTGCAAAACCTCCACGATCGCGGCAGTGTGGCAATGGCCACCCGCATTGAACCCGAGATCTGCGATCGCCTGCGCCTCGACCTGCCCCAGTTGGAATATGCCGCGACGGCCCGCATCGCCCACTTGCCCCAACCCGCCAAACCTCAATACCCCGGCACCATTGGTGTCATCACCGCAGGCACATCCGATCTGCCGGTGGCCGAAGAAGCCGCCGTCACCGCCGAGCTCTGCGGCGCAACGGTGGAGCGGCTGTGGGATGTGGGGGTGGCAGGCATCCATCGCCTGCTGCACAATCGCGATATTCTCACCCGCTCGGATGTGCTGATTGTGGTGGCCGGTATGGAGGGGGCTCTGGCCAGTGTGGTGGCGGGGCTAGCCGATTGCCCCGTGGTGGCAGTGCCCACCAGCGTCGGGTACGGGGCTAGCTTTGGCGGCGTCGCGGCATTGCTGACGATGCTGAACTCTTGTGCGGCAGGGGTGGGGGTGCTGAATATCGACAATGGCTTTGGCGCAGCCATCTTGGCCCTGCAAATCTTAAGAACTGCCGCAAACCTTGCCAAGACATTATGAGAATGTGTTAACTATTGTAAAGGAGTCTGTTTGTAAAGACTTTAACTCCACCCAGCTCGCGGCTAAGTTTAACGTCTGCCCAGGTCGATCGATCGCAGGGGTAGTTTTAGCGAATTTGCTGGCGATAATGATTTAACCCCCCATCGGATGCACTATGGACACCATCGGTCTCGATCTGCTAAACGATATTCTGCGATCGCTAGAGTGGTCGGATCTATTGGCGATCGCGGCCCTTGTGGTTTTAGAAGCCGCTCTATCTGCCGATAACGCAGTCGCCTTGGCGACCATGGTGCGCCACCTACCCACGGGGACGGAACGCGATCGGGCACTGCGATGGGGCATCGTGGGAGCCTACTCCTTTCGGATTGCCGCGATTCTGGGGGCAACGCAGATCTTGGGATATTGGCCTGCCAAATTAGCAGGAGGACTCTATCTGCTCTGGCTCGTTGCGCAGCATTTTCGCGACGTGGCCGATGAATCGATCGATGCGGTTCCCAATACCGCCAACTTCTGGCAAACGATTGTCCTGGTCGAACTGACCGATATCGCCTTTTCCCTCGACAGCATCGCCGCCTCTGTCGGCGTGTCGTCAAAAGCCTGGATCGTGATTTTAGGCGGCCTGCTGGGCATCACCTTAATGCGCTACATGGCCTCCTTTTTTGTCGGTTTACTGGATGAATACGTCCGCCTGGAAGATGCGGCATACTACATGATTGCGTTTGTGGGCACCCGCATGTTGGCCGAGATTGTCATGCCGGAGTTCGCCCTCCCCCAATGGCTGATGGTGGGAATTATCGGCACGTTCTTTGCCTGGGGGTTTTCGAAGCGCAACCCGAACGCGACGGTTGTAGAGCTGGAATAGGCGATCGCAGTTTGTGCTGAAAGCGCAGCAGGGCTCTAATATGTTGCGGGATATTTCAGGTTTTACCCGATCTCGCAACGATTTGTGTGCCAAGTCTGAGAAAACGTTAAGTTACACTAAAACCAGTCCACCTCACCCTTCAATCGCCATGCCTAGAACCGGAGTCTTGTTTCTCAACTTAGGGGGGCCGGAAACACTGGCAGATGTCAAACCGTTTCTGTACAACCTGTTTGCCGATCCCGAAATCATCCGGTTGCCATTTACCTGGATGCAAAAACCCCTGGCCTGGTTTATCTCGACGATGCGATCGCAAAAGTCCGCAAAGAACTATGCCAGAATTGGCGGCGGTTCTCCCCTGCGCAAGCTAACAGAAGAACAGGCGAATGCCCTGCGCGATCGCCTTGCCGCTGACGGCTACGACGTGTCCGTC is from Synechococcus sp. PCC 7336 and encodes:
- the cas3 gene encoding type I-D CRISPR-associated helicase Cas3'; the encoded protein is MYSIRLKPVYSCPTDDIPAGIELPAGWRLAWHQVETLKALRDPEVDVVFNTAMTGDGKSLAAYLDVLQGESSAIGLYPTNALAGDQEAQVKDYIAQFQPSNAPRVNRLSGPELEIYAENEGLRKGSAIASRAGQSEVLITNPDIFHYLHRGAYLTSKDAPDKLWNRIDKDFELFIFDEFHVFAAPQVASVLNTMLLIRVTNRRKTFLFLSATPSESLLKRLEVAGFRCRSIDPIDKGKYQFPNTKAEVDELNAKHWRQVARSIDLTFVPMEPTSQSSETWLKENQDRILHQFLDRPGSKGAIILNSIAAVKRLTPIFRTLFANHGLSVRENTGLSGHREKAASLAADLAIGTSTIDVGVDFKINFLVFESSDAGNFIQRLGRLGRHDGYEKNGQEVQFDGFSAYALVPNFFVERLFSGKDAVLVDGESCDRITFQTLIRSKYRQINDFEGYYKRWGAVQSFRLWHNLRHPSIQKQYSGSLQRFQANCEEVFEIPLKTVAGRARGWASDWHKLSGKKGNPIAEDAASFRGSSPLQCGLYDLTEVHEGDRFKTYDLPGVLGNLEIEMWSEKAFMATLEATAEHTGQPIPKGRFKYCLGFMKLRGYREERLNWTFTYPGDLQPFADAWKVQVLWGLQIWQPDNPWAGSIDRRLQRQAMVCYVLRKPVREVRLRLQLPMHFQIYPISDANSVHDANAPYSVAFGQSALLIDTLAYRFRNDGGEIWVV
- a CDS encoding DUF475 domain-containing protein, with translation MDTIGLDLLNDILRSLEWSDLLAIAALVVLEAALSADNAVALATMVRHLPTGTERDRALRWGIVGAYSFRIAAILGATQILGYWPAKLAGGLYLLWLVAQHFRDVADESIDAVPNTANFWQTIVLVELTDIAFSLDSIAASVGVSSKAWIVILGGLLGITLMRYMASFFVGLLDEYVRLEDAAYYMIAFVGTRMLAEIVMPEFALPQWLMVGIIGTFFAWGFSKRNPNATVVELE
- a CDS encoding WYL domain-containing protein — protein: MARKRSSITLSIAERDKAQLEQLALEFGQTWGDKPNISKLLKAIANHELHIAPNHDWSSDRLKALNLARKNLQDLGKTDEAKAIATLLLERSELKSIPLRQELEAFLQNPVPTWRTDIDRQIRQNQPFRLTYRDAADRPFSFTVHHAHIDRIEKREYLNCWCEETDGNQDIPALSHNWSLRLDRIPEAAIVTCPRNWKSSLDTIDIEFELHRGLAFAYQARKEDRQSEWLDSPTRRKIVRKISSTFWFFREIFPYGEDCIILGPDNIREQFRLKVQYLWNIYHAQT
- the larB gene encoding nickel pincer cofactor biosynthesis protein LarB; this translates as MSAAIDSDQLRLLLQNVASGTVSPEEAAAKLKFAPFEQVGDFARIDHQRPMRNGIPEAVWGPGKTPEQISQILQNLHDRGSVAMATRIEPEICDRLRLDLPQLEYAATARIAHLPQPAKPQYPGTIGVITAGTSDLPVAEEAAVTAELCGATVERLWDVGVAGIHRLLHNRDILTRSDVLIVVAGMEGALASVVAGLADCPVVAVPTSVGYGASFGGVAALLTMLNSCAAGVGVLNIDNGFGAAILALQILRTAANLAKTL
- the coaBC gene encoding bifunctional phosphopantothenoylcysteine decarboxylase/phosphopantothenate--cysteine ligase CoaBC, whose product is MQNFWPGRRIVIGVCGGIAAYKIGELVSTLAKAGADVKVVLTSSAEQFVTPLTFATLSRQSAHTDADFWHRSAGRPLHIQLADWAEAIVLAPLTANTLGKLAHGLADNLLTNLLLASTCPVLLAPAMNTDMWKQPTVQRNWQQLLADARYWSMNPSSGRLACDAEGPGRLPEPAAIATQLMALLWTKGIPDWTDRRVLVSGGGTREFLDPVRFIGNPSSGKMGWAIARAARDRGAAVSLVHAPLSLAPDANHLDGIATVEVQTAAEMRSHLLEQFPQADFTFMAAAVGDVRPTTRAATKLPKSDLPAQLPLETIPDIVGELSQKQQPRQKLVGFAAQTGDPLPAAIAKLEQKGLDAIVANPIDRPNRGFDSRDNEATVISRDGRQIAIAPCPKLLLAHQLLDFAKTL
- a CDS encoding DUF86 domain-containing protein — protein: MNEFNLDILSRKIDVIRRRLERLQKYRLLSLEDYLNSDDIQDIIERNLEVSIQAAIDVNKSLLKRVLALNTQELQDLKNSESFLLLAQNGILTNSLANELARSAGFRNVLAHLYDELIPERVIDALQKALKFYPEYLYEIQSYLGSLED
- the ilvC gene encoding ketol-acid reductoisomerase codes for the protein MAQLYYDADANLDLLADKTVAVIGFGSQGHAHALNLHDSGVKVIVGLYEGSRSWAKAEADGLTVMPVSDACTAADMIVILLPDETQKRIYATQIEPNLKEGDTLLFAHGFNINFGQILPPADVNVIMVAPKGPGHLVRRTYQHGEGVPCLFAVEQDATGTARDLAMAYAKGIGGTRGGILETSFREETETDLFGEQAVLCGGLTALIKAGFETLVEAGYQPELAYFECLHEVKLIVDLIVEGGLAKMRHSISNTAEYGDYTRGPRIVTEDTKVAMKKILEEIQTGQFAKEFVLENASGGTSFNAMRRIEAEHPVEEVGKDLRAMFSWLKKV
- a CDS encoding DUF433 domain-containing protein yields the protein MNEQELLSRITTSRKIFGGKPIIRGRGIAVEHILGLLAAGDTYETLLERYPSLELEDIQACLLYAQTLTKKVRPGLKVDELADSIPEILEKAPDLKLLVLFGSRARGDAGSGSDWDFAFLCDEEQQKQDEKQEWDLLRIWGILQDAYDLLDDRIDVIDMKECSEIMAHYIAQDGKILYEREPELFESFRQKMLMSDFELKAMRQQIREKTLQTLRELKA
- the fabI gene encoding enoyl-ACP reductase FabI; amino-acid sequence: MLDLTGKRALITGIANNRSIAWGIAQQLHAAGARLAVTYLPDERGKFEGKVTKLTEPLAPEMLLPCNVGSDEQIEGVFEAIADQWGGLDILIHCLAFVKKEELSGDFTNTSRDGFSLAMDISSFSLVALCKAAKPLMGEGSSVVTLSYLGGVRVVPNYNMAGITKAALEMNVRYLASELGPQGTRVNAISAGPIRTLASAAIGDFHSMLNRVEEKAPLRRNVTQTEVGNTAAFLCSDLASGITGQTIYVDSGFSILGA
- a CDS encoding Uma2 family endonuclease, translated to MVQFKPRQHLPTQDELPETDFAPVDSELQTLVASLLGDLLAWHWRDRSDWFWGINLGVYYKLNTPAIVPDGFLSLGVEQFDRSDGRQSYVVWHEGALPILVVEYVSRSYGQEYDAKLEEYARIGVLYYAIYNPVYCSRKRRQPLEIYRLEGDRYVLQAGNPVWLPEIDLGLGRESGTYRNCQREWLYWYDREGNRLAAPAEVAEQESQRAEQALLAKQESQRAEREALRQAERESQRAEQALLAKQESQRAEREALRQAERERQLREELLDKLRQQGIDPNTL